From Flavobacterium arcticum, the proteins below share one genomic window:
- a CDS encoding N-acetylmuramoyl-L-alanine amidase family protein, with the protein MTLNPNLKLAFLIFIIFCSASFGQSSQKFRVVLDPGHGGKDYGANYYGFIEKNIALNVSNKVGKILEKERDIEVIYTRKTDVFIELNERANIANNANASIFISIHCNGAVNHSAYGTETFVMGLTRNASNLEVAKKENAVMYLEEDYKVKYKGYDPDKPESMIGLQIQQEEYLDQSIDLASKVQDGFTYGLKRKSRGVKQAGFLVLRNIYMPRILIELGFLSHKPEGQYLNSEAGQDKLAKSIADAILNYKKEFYIPIIQSTVKPAPVKEQKTEPEVTPVIPAKVEVVKEETKDTKESVADGVIFKVQISASGRNLETTPSNFKGLTSISKDESNAKLIKYFYGETKSYDEANKLKQQARDKGFDSAFVVAFRNGKKISIQDALKK; encoded by the coding sequence ATGACATTGAACCCGAATTTAAAACTTGCTTTCTTAATTTTTATTATATTTTGCAGTGCATCTTTCGGTCAGAGCAGCCAAAAGTTTAGGGTAGTACTAGATCCTGGGCATGGTGGCAAAGATTATGGAGCTAATTATTATGGATTTATAGAAAAGAACATTGCATTAAATGTATCTAATAAAGTAGGTAAAATACTAGAGAAAGAACGTGATATAGAAGTTATATATACTAGAAAAACAGATGTTTTTATAGAACTTAATGAGCGTGCTAATATAGCTAACAATGCTAATGCCAGTATATTTATATCTATTCACTGTAATGGTGCTGTAAATCACTCTGCTTATGGTACAGAAACTTTTGTGATGGGGCTTACCCGTAATGCTTCTAACCTTGAGGTTGCCAAAAAGGAGAATGCTGTAATGTATCTAGAGGAAGATTATAAAGTTAAATATAAAGGATATGATCCTGATAAACCTGAATCTATGATTGGGTTACAAATACAGCAAGAAGAGTATTTAGATCAAAGTATAGATCTAGCCAGTAAAGTACAAGATGGTTTTACTTACGGATTAAAAAGAAAGAGTAGGGGTGTAAAACAAGCAGGCTTTTTGGTGCTTAGAAACATATATATGCCTAGAATACTAATAGAGCTAGGGTTTTTATCACATAAACCCGAAGGACAATATCTTAACTCGGAAGCGGGACAAGATAAGTTAGCAAAATCTATTGCTGATGCTATATTAAATTATAAAAAAGAGTTTTATATACCTATAATTCAATCTACAGTAAAACCTGCCCCAGTAAAAGAGCAAAAAACTGAACCAGAAGTTACACCTGTAATTCCTGCTAAGGTTGAGGTTGTTAAAGAAGAGACTAAGGATACAAAAGAAAGCGTTGCTGATGGGGTTATTTTTAAAGTACAAATATCGGCAAGTGGAAGAAATTTAGAAACGACACCTTCTAACTTTAAAGGACTTACATCTATATCTAAAGATGAAAGTAATGCTAAGCTGATAAAGTATTTTTATGGAGAAACTAAAAGCTATGATGAAGCTAATAAATTAAAGCAACAAGCCAGAGATAAAGGGTTCGATTCTGCCTTTGTGGTTGCTTTCCGTAATGGGAAAAAGATTTCTATACAAGACGCTTTAAAAAAATAA
- a CDS encoding putative LPS assembly protein LptD has protein sequence MGSSIASAQDTPIKSITVPAEKDKDTLPETTDSQIIDTVKKSIKEAVIKPNDTVKKKSGLDGIIKRLAQDYEELDQETKKLTLYNKAELYYKDFELKGGIIVMNYETNEVFAGRIKDSTGNYTQMPYFKQGNNVVEADSIHFNTESKKARIWNSRSDQGEFRVKGEITKKENDSVYYIKGARFTTSKDIDNPEYYFYTKKIKLVPGKKVIVGFTNMVIADVPTPLAIPFAFFPMTDEAESGFIVPTFGDNNSQGYFLQNGGYYFALSDYYDLAVLGDYYTNGSYGLRFQSSYAKRYKFRGNLNLRFENNVQSERGFPDYVRSKQYNIQWSHNQDSKANPNSRFSASVNLGSSQYYRQSQSLSNVGARLNNTLQSSISYSKTFQTVPQVNISLSATHSQNTNTETINMTLPTLQASVDRIFPFASDDAPKKGIIKNVNLQYNLRGENRIATTDSLFFKPQMFRDAKSGLQHTIPLSTNFKIFKHFSVSAGTNFQETWVMNTIDRYYNTNTNEEETRDIKGFESYRTYNFSSSIGTTIYGTFNFGEDKKIQAIRHVIRPSVSYTYTPSFEQYYDTYQIDETGTAYEDYTKFEGGLFGSPGKNLSNNIGLSVNNTFEAKVRNDDEPDEEPKKITLLNNLNLSTSYNMAADSLAWSPLRVTAGTNLFKQKMNINFGTTLDPYAIDNGGDRIDTYNINNGGSLFRMTSANVTVNYSFSSKDGEGDKGKSDDQTSRNGGREDDLFGTATDMSDRRKSMFEDEDEDTKKSNKTDGGFFNAKIPWDLRLAYSLTYSNSNRQRKITGNSIMMSGNVDLTPRWKMGFSSGYDFVQKGVTFTQLRFERDLLSWRMDFNWVPFGDNTYWGFFIGIKSSVLSDIKYDKRQVPDRVLGN, from the coding sequence ATGGGAAGTTCAATAGCATCGGCACAGGATACACCTATAAAATCAATAACCGTACCAGCCGAAAAAGACAAAGATACTCTTCCTGAAACTACTGATAGTCAAATAATTGATACAGTAAAAAAATCTATAAAGGAAGCAGTAATAAAACCAAATGATACCGTTAAAAAAAAATCGGGGCTTGATGGTATTATAAAGCGCCTCGCCCAAGACTATGAAGAGCTTGATCAAGAAACCAAAAAACTTACATTATACAACAAAGCAGAACTCTATTATAAAGATTTTGAGCTGAAAGGTGGCATAATTGTTATGAATTATGAAACAAATGAAGTTTTTGCTGGGCGTATAAAAGATTCTACAGGCAACTACACACAAATGCCTTATTTTAAACAAGGAAACAATGTGGTTGAAGCCGACTCTATACATTTTAATACCGAAAGTAAAAAAGCTCGTATATGGAACTCACGCTCTGACCAAGGCGAATTTAGAGTTAAAGGTGAAATAACAAAAAAAGAAAACGACTCTGTTTATTATATAAAAGGTGCTCGTTTTACTACCTCTAAAGATATAGACAACCCCGAATATTATTTTTATACTAAAAAAATAAAACTTGTACCTGGTAAAAAAGTAATTGTAGGCTTTACCAATATGGTTATTGCCGATGTGCCTACACCGCTTGCAATACCTTTTGCCTTTTTCCCTATGACGGATGAGGCCGAATCTGGTTTTATAGTACCTACTTTTGGAGACAATAACAGCCAAGGGTATTTTTTACAAAATGGTGGATATTATTTTGCCCTTAGCGACTATTATGATCTTGCTGTACTGGGTGACTATTATACTAATGGTAGCTATGGGCTACGGTTTCAATCATCTTATGCTAAGCGATATAAATTTAGAGGTAATTTAAATCTTAGATTTGAAAACAATGTGCAAAGTGAGAGAGGTTTCCCAGATTATGTTCGTTCTAAACAATACAACATACAATGGTCGCACAATCAAGACTCTAAAGCCAATCCTAATTCTAGATTTTCGGCGAGTGTAAACTTAGGCTCAAGCCAGTACTATAGACAGTCACAAAGTCTTAGTAATGTAGGTGCAAGACTAAATAACACATTACAATCATCTATATCCTATTCTAAAACATTCCAAACTGTACCGCAGGTAAATATATCGTTAAGTGCTACCCATAGCCAAAACACAAATACCGAAACGATAAACATGACATTACCTACACTACAAGCCAGTGTAGACAGAATATTCCCATTTGCATCTGATGATGCACCTAAAAAAGGGATTATAAAAAATGTTAACCTACAATACAACCTTCGCGGCGAAAATAGAATTGCTACTACCGACTCGCTTTTCTTTAAGCCTCAAATGTTTCGTGATGCAAAGTCAGGTTTACAACACACTATACCGCTAAGCACTAACTTTAAAATATTTAAACACTTTAGTGTTTCGGCAGGAACTAACTTTCAGGAAACATGGGTAATGAACACCATAGATCGTTATTATAACACTAATACTAACGAAGAAGAAACACGCGACATAAAAGGTTTTGAATCATACCGTACTTACAATTTCTCATCAAGTATAGGTACTACAATATATGGTACTTTTAACTTTGGAGAAGATAAAAAAATACAAGCCATTCGTCACGTAATACGTCCATCGGTATCTTATACCTACACACCAAGTTTTGAACAGTATTATGACACCTACCAAATTGACGAAACAGGAACGGCTTATGAAGATTACACAAAATTTGAAGGCGGATTGTTTGGTTCTCCTGGTAAAAACCTATCTAATAACATAGGCTTATCTGTAAACAACACATTTGAAGCTAAGGTAAGAAATGATGATGAACCAGACGAAGAGCCTAAAAAAATAACGTTGCTTAATAACCTAAATCTTAGCACCAGTTATAATATGGCTGCCGATTCGCTGGCATGGTCACCATTAAGAGTTACCGCAGGTACTAACCTCTTTAAGCAAAAAATGAACATTAACTTTGGTACTACCTTAGACCCCTACGCTATAGATAATGGAGGAGACAGAATAGATACTTATAATATAAACAATGGCGGAAGTCTTTTTAGAATGACGAGTGCCAATGTAACGGTTAACTATTCCTTTTCGAGTAAAGATGGTGAAGGTGATAAAGGTAAGAGCGACGACCAAACATCTAGAAATGGTGGACGTGAAGATGATCTTTTTGGCACAGCTACTGATATGAGCGACAGACGTAAAAGTATGTTTGAAGATGAGGATGAAGACACTAAGAAAAGTAATAAAACGGACGGTGGTTTTTTTAATGCCAAGATACCTTGGGATTTGCGTCTAGCCTACTCCTTAACTTACTCTAACAGTAATAGACAGCGAAAAATAACAGGGAACTCTATAATGATGTCGGGTAATGTAGATTTAACCCCACGATGGAAAATGGGCTTCTCGTCAGGTTACGATTTTGTACAAAAAGGGGTTACATTTACCCAATTGCGTTTTGAGAGAGATTTACTTAGCTGGCGAATGGATTTTAACTGGGTTCCTTTTGGCGACAATACCTATTGGGGCTTTTTCATAGGAATTAAATCATCTGTACTTAGCGATATTAAATATGATAAACGCCAAGTGCCAGACAGGGTATTAGGAAACTAA
- a CDS encoding RidA family protein, with translation MKKIIFTDKAPAPIGPYNQAVLTGNTLYTSGQIALHPETGELITSDIETETKQVMKNMKAVLEAAGMNFENVIKATIFISNMGDFAKINSVYGTYFNEKTAPARETVQVACLPKNVNIEISMIAVL, from the coding sequence ATGAAAAAAATTATTTTTACTGATAAGGCTCCTGCTCCTATAGGTCCTTATAACCAAGCTGTACTTACAGGTAACACACTTTATACATCTGGACAAATTGCATTGCACCCTGAGACAGGTGAACTTATTACAAGCGACATTGAAACAGAAACTAAACAGGTTATGAAAAACATGAAAGCGGTACTAGAAGCTGCTGGAATGAATTTTGAAAATGTTATAAAGGCTACTATTTTTATTAGTAACATGGGCGACTTTGCAAAAATAAACAGTGTTTATGGCACTTATTTTAACGAAAAAACCGCTCCTGCAAGAGAAACGGTTCAAGTGGCTTGTTTGCCTAAAAATGTAAATATTGAAATATCTATGATTGCTGTACTGTAA
- a CDS encoding methylglyoxal synthase, with amino-acid sequence MEIAIIAHDGMKAEMVQFLNKNKDILAKEDINLVATGTTGSKAEKAGFTVTKMLSGPMGGDAQIAARVAEGKTNMVFFFKDPLANHPHEADINMLMRVCDVHNVPLATNSATAELLLQAITVQQS; translated from the coding sequence ATGGAAATTGCTATTATAGCTCATGATGGTATGAAAGCCGAAATGGTACAGTTTTTAAACAAGAATAAGGATATTCTCGCTAAAGAGGATATCAATCTTGTTGCAACAGGTACTACAGGTAGTAAGGCCGAGAAAGCAGGTTTTACAGTTACTAAAATGCTTTCGGGTCCTATGGGAGGCGATGCACAAATTGCCGCTCGCGTAGCGGAAGGTAAAACAAATATGGTGTTCTTTTTTAAGGACCCTTTGGCGAACCACCCGCATGAAGCAGATATTAATATGTTAATGCGTGTGTGTGATGTGCATAATGTACCCTTAGCAACTAATTCTGCTACAGCAGAATTATTGCTACAAGCTATTACAGTACAGCAATCATAG
- a CDS encoding N-acetylglucosamine kinase has translation MKLLVDSGATKADWIALNENGDRLFTTQTLGLSPEVINKEEAIERLEARFDIYNNRNEVSSLFFYGAGCGTDRMKKFMTEVFQEFFPNAEVSVKEDTYAAAYATNPTNEKAIICILGTGSNCSYFDGEELHQKVQSLGYIAMDDCSGNRFGRDLIRAYYFNKMPQELATKFEKEYKLDPDVIKHNLYKEPNPNAYLATFAKFLIQHKDNTFIKGLITDAMQVFVDNYITQYDNAHEVPVHFVGSIAFYLKAELAEVLGKNNLKLGNVLRRPIDGLIEYHELN, from the coding sequence ATGAAATTATTAGTTGACAGTGGTGCTACTAAAGCCGACTGGATTGCGCTGAATGAAAACGGCGATAGGCTTTTTACAACTCAAACCTTAGGTCTTAGCCCCGAAGTTATAAACAAAGAAGAAGCTATAGAGCGTCTTGAAGCGCGCTTTGATATATACAATAACCGTAACGAAGTATCTAGTTTATTTTTTTACGGAGCAGGTTGTGGTACTGATAGAATGAAAAAATTTATGACTGAGGTTTTTCAGGAGTTTTTTCCTAATGCTGAGGTTTCTGTAAAAGAAGATACTTATGCAGCAGCTTATGCTACTAATCCTACCAATGAAAAAGCGATAATATGTATATTAGGTACAGGTTCTAATTGTAGCTATTTTGATGGCGAAGAACTACACCAAAAAGTACAATCTTTAGGCTATATTGCTATGGATGATTGTAGTGGTAACCGTTTTGGTAGAGACTTAATCAGGGCTTACTACTTTAATAAAATGCCACAGGAACTAGCTACAAAATTTGAAAAAGAGTATAAGCTAGATCCAGATGTTATAAAGCATAACTTGTATAAAGAACCTAACCCAAATGCTTATTTGGCTACTTTTGCAAAGTTCTTAATACAACATAAAGATAATACTTTTATAAAAGGATTGATAACAGATGCCATGCAGGTATTTGTAGATAACTATATTACACAATATGATAATGCTCACGAAGTACCAGTACACTTTGTAGGGTCTATAGCATTTTACTTAAAAGCTGAACTAGCAGAAGTATTAGGTAAAAACAATCTTAAATTAGGTAATGTATTGCGACGTCCTATAGATGGATTAATAGAGTACCACGAATTAAACTAA
- the gap gene encoding type I glyceraldehyde-3-phosphate dehydrogenase, producing the protein MAKVKLGINGFGRIGRIVFRETINRDNVEVVAINDLLDVDHLAYLLKYDSVHGRFAGEVEVKDGNLYVNGNHIRVTAERDPASLKWDEAGVDVVAECTGIFTTLEKAQLHIDGGAKKVVISAPSADAPMFVMGVNHDKATANDTIVSNASCTTNCLAPLAKVINDNFGIEEALMTTIHATTATQLTVDGPSKKDFRGGRAALLNIIPASTGAAKAVGKVIPELNGKLTGMAMRVPTADVSVVDLTVKVKKETTYEEIMSVLKRESETNMKGVLGFTTDDVVSQDFVSDSRTSIVDAKAGIGLNSTFFKLVSWYDNEYGYSSKLIDLSVHIASL; encoded by the coding sequence ATGGCAAAAGTAAAATTAGGAATAAACGGCTTTGGAAGAATTGGTCGTATTGTTTTCCGCGAAACTATAAACAGAGATAACGTAGAGGTAGTAGCAATTAATGACCTACTTGATGTAGATCACTTAGCTTACCTTTTAAAATATGATTCAGTACACGGTCGTTTTGCAGGTGAGGTTGAAGTAAAAGACGGTAATCTTTATGTAAACGGTAACCATATTAGAGTAACAGCAGAGAGAGACCCAGCATCACTTAAATGGGATGAAGCAGGAGTAGATGTAGTTGCAGAGTGTACAGGTATATTTACTACACTAGAAAAAGCACAACTTCACATAGATGGTGGTGCTAAAAAAGTAGTAATATCTGCACCATCTGCAGATGCACCAATGTTTGTAATGGGAGTAAACCATGACAAAGCTACTGCTAACGATACAATAGTATCTAACGCTTCATGTACTACTAACTGTCTTGCACCGCTTGCTAAGGTTATTAATGATAACTTTGGAATAGAAGAGGCGCTTATGACTACAATACACGCTACAACAGCTACTCAGCTTACAGTAGACGGACCATCTAAAAAAGATTTTCGTGGTGGTAGAGCAGCATTATTAAACATTATACCTGCAAGTACAGGTGCTGCTAAAGCAGTAGGTAAAGTTATACCAGAACTTAATGGTAAGCTTACAGGTATGGCTATGCGTGTTCCTACAGCAGATGTATCTGTAGTAGACCTTACTGTGAAAGTAAAGAAAGAGACTACGTATGAAGAAATAATGAGTGTACTTAAAAGAGAGTCAGAAACCAACATGAAAGGTGTTCTTGGTTTTACTACAGATGATGTAGTATCGCAAGATTTCGTGTCAGATTCAAGAACAAGTATAGTAGATGCTAAAGCAGGTATTGGACTAAACTCTACATTCTTTAAACTAGTATCTTGGTATGATAATGAGTATGGATACTCAAGCAAACTTATAGATCTTTCTGTGCATATCGCATCATTGTAA
- the pfkA gene encoding 6-phosphofructokinase yields MSLNIKKIGVLTSGGDSPGMNAAIRAVVRASAFHNIECIGIYRGYQGMIEGDFKEMNARSVNNIINKGGTILKSARSKDFMTKEGRKQAHKNLLENNIDALVVIGGNGSFTGGLIFNEEYDFPVIGIPGTIDNDIYGTSFTLGYDTALNTVVEVIDKIRDTASSHNRLFFVEVMGRDAGHIALNAGIGAGAEEILIPEEDMGLDRLLDSLRKSKASGKSSSIVVIAEGDKIGKNVFELKDYVEENLPEYDVRVSILGHMQRGGTPSCFDRVLASRLGVKAVETLLEGKSNYMVGLLKDEIVLTPLEQAVKGKSQIEKELIRVSDIVSI; encoded by the coding sequence ATGTCTTTGAATATTAAAAAAATAGGCGTGCTTACTTCGGGAGGAGATTCGCCAGGAATGAATGCCGCCATTAGAGCAGTAGTACGTGCTAGTGCTTTTCATAATATAGAATGTATAGGTATTTATAGAGGCTATCAAGGTATGATAGAAGGCGATTTTAAAGAAATGAATGCTCGTAGCGTTAATAATATAATTAACAAAGGAGGTACAATATTAAAATCAGCTAGGTCTAAAGACTTCATGACCAAAGAAGGTCGAAAACAAGCTCACAAAAATTTATTAGAAAATAATATAGATGCCCTTGTAGTAATAGGGGGTAACGGTAGCTTTACTGGAGGACTTATTTTTAATGAAGAATATGATTTTCCTGTTATAGGTATACCAGGTACTATAGATAATGATATATATGGTACTAGTTTTACACTAGGTTATGATACAGCACTTAATACTGTTGTAGAAGTTATAGATAAAATAAGAGATACAGCAAGTTCGCATAACAGACTTTTCTTTGTAGAAGTTATGGGTCGCGATGCGGGACATATAGCACTTAATGCAGGTATTGGTGCAGGAGCAGAAGAAATACTTATACCTGAAGAGGATATGGGACTTGATAGATTACTTGATTCTTTAAGAAAAAGTAAAGCTTCAGGTAAATCATCTAGTATCGTTGTTATTGCAGAGGGCGATAAGATTGGTAAAAATGTATTTGAACTTAAAGATTATGTCGAAGAAAATTTACCAGAGTATGATGTGCGCGTTTCTATATTAGGACATATGCAGCGTGGTGGTACTCCTTCGTGTTTTGACAGAGTTTTAGCAAGCAGGCTAGGTGTAAAAGCTGTAGAGACATTATTAGAAGGGAAATCAAACTACATGGTGGGACTTTTAAAAGACGAAATAGTGCTTACCCCACTAGAACAAGCTGTAAAAGGCAAATCGCAAATAGAAAAAGAACTCATAAGAGTTTCAGATATAGTATCTATATAA